The Streptomyces cynarae genome contains a region encoding:
- a CDS encoding ABC transporter permease yields MAVEQPLAHEAEQTRIHNIGYRSYDGPRLGRAYARRSLYSQSLRGAYGLGRSVKSKVLPMLLFVVMCVPALIMVAVAVATTAKDLPVQYTRYAIIMQAVIGLYVASQAPQAVSRDLRFKTVPLYFSRPIETADYVRAKYAALASAMFILTAAPLLVLYVGALLAKLDFAHQTKGFAEGLVSVALLSLLFSGISLVIAAATPRRGFGIAAVIAVLTISYGAVSTIQAIAEVHSGSSTALVWMGLFSPITLIDGVQTAFLGANSSFPGGHGPSTAQGVVFLLVVLGLIAGSYGLLTRRYRKVGL; encoded by the coding sequence ATGGCGGTTGAGCAGCCCCTGGCCCACGAGGCCGAACAGACCCGGATCCACAACATCGGCTACCGCTCGTACGACGGCCCGCGCCTGGGCCGCGCCTACGCCCGCCGCTCGCTCTATTCGCAGTCCCTGCGCGGCGCCTACGGCCTCGGCCGCTCGGTGAAGTCGAAGGTGCTGCCGATGCTGCTGTTCGTCGTGATGTGCGTTCCCGCGCTGATCATGGTCGCGGTCGCGGTCGCCACCACCGCAAAGGACCTCCCCGTCCAGTACACGCGCTACGCGATCATCATGCAGGCCGTCATCGGCCTCTACGTCGCCTCGCAGGCACCCCAGGCGGTCTCGCGCGACCTGCGCTTCAAGACCGTTCCGCTGTACTTCTCCCGCCCCATCGAGACCGCCGACTACGTCCGCGCCAAGTACGCGGCGCTGGCCTCGGCGATGTTCATCCTGACGGCCGCGCCCCTGCTCGTCCTCTACGTGGGCGCACTGCTCGCCAAGCTGGACTTCGCCCACCAGACCAAGGGATTCGCCGAAGGACTGGTCTCCGTGGCCCTGCTCTCCCTGCTGTTCTCCGGAATCAGCCTCGTCATCGCGGCGGCGACGCCCCGGCGCGGCTTCGGTATCGCCGCCGTCATCGCCGTCCTGACCATCTCCTACGGAGCCGTCTCGACCATCCAGGCGATTGCGGAGGTCCACTCGGGCAGCTCCACGGCCCTGGTGTGGATGGGCCTGTTCTCGCCCATCACCCTCATCGACGGGGTGCAGACCGCCTTCCTCGGCGCGAACTCGTCCTTCCCCGGCGGGCACGGGCCCTCGACCGCGCAGGGAGTCGTCTTCCTCCTCGTCGTCCTCGGACTCATCGCCGGCAGCTACGGCCTGCTGACGCGCCGCTACCGAAAGGTCGGACTGTGA
- a CDS encoding ABC transporter ATP-binding protein produces MIATESLSKRFPRVTALDRLSVDVGPGVTGLVGANGAGKSTLIKILLGLSPATEGRAEVLGLDVATKGGAIRERVGYMPEHDCLPPDVSATEFVVHMARMSGLPPTAARERTADTLRHVGLYEERYRPIGGYSTGMKQRVKLAQALVHDPQLVFLDEPTNGLDPVGRDEMLGLIRRVHTDFGISVLVTSHLLGELERTCDHVVIIDGGKLLRSSSTRDFTQTTTTLAIEVTDSDEHPDGTRAVRDALHARGVTTQDGSGLPGSGHILLLTAEGEQTYDLVRDVVADLGLGLVRMEQRRHHIAEVFKDSDAERKEAVGHGG; encoded by the coding sequence GTGATCGCGACCGAAAGCCTGAGCAAGCGGTTCCCGAGGGTGACCGCGCTTGACCGGCTCTCCGTGGACGTGGGACCCGGCGTGACCGGACTCGTCGGAGCGAACGGAGCCGGCAAGTCCACTCTGATCAAGATCCTGCTGGGTCTGTCCCCCGCCACCGAGGGCCGCGCCGAGGTGCTCGGCCTCGACGTCGCCACCAAGGGCGGCGCCATCCGCGAGCGTGTCGGATACATGCCCGAGCACGACTGCCTGCCGCCCGACGTGTCGGCCACCGAGTTCGTCGTGCACATGGCCCGCATGTCCGGCCTGCCTCCGACCGCCGCCCGCGAGCGCACCGCGGACACCCTGCGCCACGTCGGCCTGTACGAGGAGCGCTACCGCCCCATCGGCGGTTACTCCACCGGCATGAAGCAGCGCGTCAAGCTCGCCCAGGCCCTGGTCCACGACCCGCAGCTGGTGTTCCTGGACGAGCCGACCAACGGTCTCGACCCGGTCGGCCGCGACGAGATGCTCGGCCTGATCCGCCGCGTGCACACCGACTTCGGCATCTCGGTCCTGGTCACCTCCCACCTGCTCGGCGAGCTCGAGCGCACCTGCGACCACGTCGTCATCATCGACGGCGGCAAGCTGCTGCGGTCCAGCTCCACCCGGGACTTCACCCAGACCACCACGACCCTCGCGATCGAGGTGACCGACTCCGACGAGCACCCGGACGGCACCCGCGCGGTGCGGGACGCGCTCCACGCGCGCGGGGTGACCACACAGGACGGCAGCGGCCTGCCGGGCTCCGGCCACATCCTGCTGCTGACCGCGGAGGGCGAGCAGACGTACGACCTCGTCCGGGACGTCGTCGCCGACCTCGGTCTCGGCCTCGTCCGTATGGAGCAGCGCAGGCACCACATCGCTGAGGTCTTCAAGGACAGCGACGCCGAGCGGAAGGAGGCGGTCGGTCATGGCGGTTGA
- a CDS encoding SDR family oxidoreductase has translation MALTGARERRVRTGGIELCVAELGDPARPTVVLVHGYPDSKEVWSEVAPRLADRFHVVLYDVRGHGRSTAPKPLRGGFTLEKLTDDFLAVADAVSPGRPVHLVGHDWGSVQGWEFVTAGRAEGRVASFTSMSGPSLDHLGQWIKRRVRRPTPRRVGQLLEQGARSWYVYLLHTPALPELAWRGPLGRRWPGILRRAERLPGGDHPTPSLPSDAANGAWLYRDNVRPRLRHPRPDAYAHAPVQLITPLGDAFLSEHLYDELERWAPRLTRRTLPDKHWIPRTRPDQVTAWIAEFVTAVEDGRSAPVGSGRHAERFGGQLVLVTGAGSGIGRATAVAFAKAGARVVAVDRNGEGAAGAAELARRGGAPEAWAETVDVSDGQAMEKLAEKVAAAYGVVDVLVNNAGIGLSGSFFDTTAEDWRTVLDVNLWGVIHGCRLFGKQMAERGQGGHIVNVASAAAYQPSKVLPAYSTSKAAVLMLSECLRAELAAQGIGVSAICPGFVHTDITSTARFVGVDAKEERRLQQRTNLLYGLRGYRPERVADSVLRAVVRNQAVVPVTPEARSARLLSRIAPGVLRAIARIDPPL, from the coding sequence GTGGCTCTCACGGGGGCGCGCGAGCGCCGGGTGCGGACGGGCGGGATCGAGCTGTGCGTGGCCGAGCTGGGCGACCCGGCGCGGCCCACGGTGGTGCTCGTGCACGGCTACCCGGACAGCAAGGAGGTCTGGTCCGAGGTGGCGCCCCGCCTCGCCGACCGCTTCCACGTCGTGCTCTACGACGTCCGCGGCCACGGCCGGTCGACGGCGCCGAAGCCGCTGCGCGGCGGTTTCACGCTGGAGAAGCTGACGGACGACTTCCTGGCGGTCGCCGACGCGGTCAGTCCCGGTCGGCCGGTGCACCTGGTGGGGCATGACTGGGGCTCGGTGCAGGGCTGGGAGTTCGTCACCGCCGGGCGTGCCGAGGGCCGGGTCGCGTCGTTCACATCGATGTCGGGGCCGTCCCTCGACCACCTCGGACAGTGGATCAAGCGGCGGGTCCGCCGGCCGACCCCGCGCCGCGTCGGCCAGCTGCTGGAGCAGGGCGCCAGGTCCTGGTACGTCTACTTGCTGCACACCCCCGCCCTGCCGGAGCTGGCGTGGCGCGGACCGCTCGGCAGACGCTGGCCCGGCATCCTGCGGCGCGCCGAGCGGCTGCCCGGCGGCGACCACCCGACCCCGTCGCTCCCCTCGGACGCGGCCAACGGGGCCTGGCTGTACCGGGACAACGTACGGCCGAGGCTGCGCCACCCACGCCCGGACGCGTACGCGCACGCGCCCGTACAACTCATCACGCCACTGGGGGACGCGTTTCTGTCGGAGCACCTCTACGACGAACTGGAGCGGTGGGCACCGCGGTTGACCCGCCGCACGCTGCCCGACAAGCACTGGATCCCGCGCACACGGCCCGACCAAGTGACGGCCTGGATCGCGGAGTTCGTGACCGCCGTGGAGGACGGCCGGTCTGCGCCCGTGGGGAGCGGGCGGCACGCGGAGCGGTTCGGCGGTCAACTCGTGCTGGTGACAGGAGCGGGCAGCGGCATCGGGCGGGCCACGGCGGTCGCGTTCGCCAAGGCCGGAGCGCGCGTGGTGGCGGTCGACCGAAACGGCGAAGGCGCCGCCGGGGCAGCCGAGTTGGCCCGGCGAGGCGGTGCTCCGGAGGCCTGGGCCGAGACGGTCGACGTCTCCGACGGGCAGGCGATGGAGAAGCTCGCCGAGAAAGTCGCCGCCGCATACGGGGTGGTGGACGTCCTGGTGAACAACGCCGGAATCGGGCTGTCCGGCTCCTTCTTCGACACGACCGCCGAAGACTGGCGCACGGTGCTCGACGTCAACTTGTGGGGCGTCATTCACGGTTGCCGGTTGTTCGGAAAGCAGATGGCCGAGCGCGGTCAGGGCGGCCACATCGTCAACGTCGCGTCGGCGGCCGCGTACCAGCCGTCGAAAGTGCTGCCGGCCTACAGCACCTCGAAGGCGGCCGTCCTGATGCTCAGCGAGTGCCTGCGCGCGGAGTTGGCCGCGCAAGGCATCGGAGTGTCGGCGATCTGTCCCGGCTTCGTCCACACGGACATCACGTCGACGGCACGGTTCGTGGGCGTGGACGCGAAGGAGGAGAGGCGACTCCAGCAGAGGACCAACCTGCTGTACGGACTGCGTGGTTACCGTCCGGAGAGGGTCGCCGACTCCGTTCTTCGGGCGGTGGTCCGCAACCAGGCGGTCGTACCGGTCACCCCGGAAGCACGCAGTGCGCGACTGTTGTCCCGCATTGCGCCTGGGGTGTTGCGCGCGATCGCACGGATCGATCCGCCACTGTGA
- a CDS encoding RNA 2'-phosphotransferase, with product MTERNDDRRTVKVSKYLSKHLRHQPDRIGMRLEDGGWVEIDTLLAAAAAHGFPITREELDRVVATNDKKRFAIEGTRIRASQGHSVDVDLGLPPATPPAYLYHGTVARNLDAIRVEGLRPMSRHDVHLSPDRETAIRVGARRGRPVVLAVDAGAMHRDGHVFHISENGVWLTKAVPPQYLRFPEKH from the coding sequence ATGACGGAAAGGAATGACGACAGACGTACCGTGAAGGTGTCGAAGTACCTCTCGAAGCACCTGCGGCACCAGCCGGACCGCATCGGGATGAGGCTGGAGGACGGCGGCTGGGTGGAGATCGACACGTTGCTCGCCGCGGCTGCCGCCCACGGCTTCCCCATCACCCGCGAGGAACTGGACCGGGTGGTCGCCACCAACGACAAGAAGCGCTTCGCGATCGAGGGCACCCGCATCCGCGCCAGCCAGGGCCACAGCGTCGACGTCGACCTGGGGCTGCCCCCGGCGACGCCGCCCGCGTACCTCTACCACGGGACCGTGGCCCGCAACCTGGACGCGATCCGTGTCGAGGGCCTGAGGCCCATGAGCCGGCACGATGTGCACCTCTCCCCGGACCGGGAGACCGCCATCCGCGTCGGCGCCCGCCGTGGCCGACCGGTGGTGCTGGCCGTGGACGCCGGCGCCATGCACCGCGACGGGCATGTCTTCCACATCAGCGAGAACGGGGTCTGGCTCACCAAGGCCGTACCCCCGCAATACCTGCGTTTCCCAGAGAAACACTGA
- a CDS encoding LLM class flavin-dependent oxidoreductase — protein sequence MSLRLSTVILPYVRWHQGGRSAWERAEQLGFHTAFTYDHLSWRSFRDGPWFGAVPTLTAAAAVTDRLRLGTLVTSPNFRHPVTLAKELISLDDISGGRITLGIGAGGTGFDATALGQEPWTPRERADRFGEFVPLLDRLLTEDSVTYQGTHYSAHEARNIPGCVQRPRLPFAVAATGPRGLRLAARHGQAWVTTGDPKLYETGTPEESLQALRAQTEKLADACTAVGRDVAELDKVLLTGFTPDRGRPLQSLDAFVDFAGRHAELGFTDIVIHWPIPDSDFAADEKVFEQIAVEAPAQLG from the coding sequence ATGAGTCTGCGTCTGAGCACCGTGATCCTGCCGTACGTCCGCTGGCACCAGGGCGGGCGTTCCGCCTGGGAGCGTGCGGAGCAGCTCGGGTTCCACACCGCGTTCACCTACGACCACCTGTCGTGGCGCTCCTTTCGCGACGGCCCCTGGTTCGGAGCTGTGCCGACGCTGACGGCCGCGGCCGCCGTCACCGACCGGCTGCGCCTCGGCACCCTGGTGACCTCGCCGAACTTCCGGCACCCGGTCACCCTCGCCAAGGAGCTGATCTCCCTGGACGACATCTCCGGCGGCCGGATCACGCTGGGGATCGGCGCGGGCGGCACCGGCTTCGACGCCACCGCGCTCGGCCAGGAACCGTGGACCCCACGCGAGCGCGCCGACCGGTTCGGCGAGTTCGTCCCGCTGCTCGACCGGCTGCTCACCGAGGACTCCGTCACGTACCAGGGGACGCACTACTCCGCGCACGAGGCGCGCAACATCCCGGGCTGTGTGCAGCGCCCCCGGCTGCCCTTCGCGGTCGCCGCGACCGGCCCGCGCGGCCTGAGGCTCGCCGCCCGCCACGGTCAGGCATGGGTGACGACCGGTGACCCGAAGCTGTACGAGACCGGCACCCCGGAGGAGTCGCTGCAGGCTCTGCGCGCGCAGACCGAGAAGCTGGCCGACGCCTGCACCGCTGTCGGCCGTGACGTGGCGGAACTCGACAAGGTCCTGCTCACCGGCTTCACCCCGGACCGCGGCCGTCCGCTTCAGTCCCTGGACGCGTTCGTCGACTTCGCCGGCCGGCACGCGGAGCTGGGCTTCACCGACATCGTGATTCACTGGCCCATCCCCGACTCCGACTTCGCGGCGGACGAGAAGGTCTTCGAGCAGATCGCCGTGGAAGCCCCGGCACAGCTGGGCTGA
- a CDS encoding HAD hydrolase family protein codes for MRQNGPVTSATRQSETPASTLPPRLIATDLDGTLLRDDKSVSERTVAALAAAEAAGIEVFFVTGRPARWMDVVSDHVHGHGLAICGNGAAVVDLHGGPGAHRFVKVRELARENALDAVRLLRDAAPGTVYAVEQTYGFYQEPSYPKLHMEIPDLLAPAEELLAPDAPGAREPVLKILAYHPHLDPDAFLTLARLAVGGRATITRSSPSALLEISGPGVSKASTLALCCAERGISHEEVVAFGDMPNDVEMLTWAGQSYAMGNAHPDVVAAASGRTVANNDDGVAVVIERILAERS; via the coding sequence ATGCGCCAGAATGGGCCGGTGACCTCAGCGACCCGACAGTCCGAGACCCCGGCCTCCACCCTTCCGCCCCGGCTGATCGCGACCGACCTCGACGGCACTCTGCTGCGTGACGACAAGTCGGTCTCCGAGCGGACCGTCGCCGCGCTGGCCGCCGCCGAGGCGGCCGGCATCGAGGTGTTCTTCGTCACGGGCCGGCCCGCCCGCTGGATGGACGTCGTCAGCGACCACGTCCACGGTCACGGACTGGCGATCTGCGGCAACGGCGCGGCCGTGGTCGACCTGCACGGCGGCCCCGGCGCCCACCGCTTCGTCAAGGTCCGCGAGCTGGCCCGGGAGAACGCGCTCGACGCCGTACGGCTGCTGCGGGACGCCGCACCCGGCACGGTGTACGCCGTCGAGCAGACGTACGGCTTCTATCAGGAGCCGTCGTACCCGAAGCTGCACATGGAGATCCCGGACCTGCTCGCACCCGCCGAGGAACTGCTGGCGCCTGACGCCCCCGGCGCCCGCGAGCCGGTGCTAAAGATCCTCGCCTACCACCCGCATCTCGACCCGGACGCCTTCCTCACCCTGGCCCGCCTCGCCGTCGGCGGCCGCGCCACCATCACCCGGTCCAGCCCCAGTGCCCTGCTGGAGATCAGCGGCCCGGGCGTCTCCAAGGCGAGCACCCTCGCGCTGTGCTGCGCCGAGCGCGGCATCTCCCACGAGGAGGTCGTCGCCTTCGGTGACATGCCGAACGACGTGGAGATGCTCACCTGGGCGGGACAGTCCTACGCGATGGGCAACGCCCACCCGGACGTGGTCGCCGCCGCGTCGGGGCGGACCGTCGCCAACAACGACGACGGCGTGGCCGTGGTGATCGAGCGGATCCTCGCGGAGCGGTCGTAG
- a CDS encoding M23 family metallopeptidase codes for MSAFTTLPAWPAVAGGTTVGDGADSSAAIRVARLYDEAAVVARQYETGLREAEKQRARARRDERLLIRERRLGTAIRKDPGLVARAQYHQSVAPPYVPQTLLPDTALKLMRSQHLLTGADGAAVNAVVGIHRVQDRLAADLAEASAQSRRLQKRKAELADRRRSVQAKLEEARQVLQRQASATAAAGSCRGAVHLGRPRQRTHRAWGAPVESYRLSAPFGSGGGHWAHRHTGQDFAVPIGTPVRAVGAGKVVRVACGGAFGIEVVIQHPGGYFTQYAHLAAVTVDQGEPVATGQWIAQSGTTGNSTGPHLHFEVRITPEWGSGIDPVPWLTARGVRI; via the coding sequence ATGTCCGCGTTCACGACGCTTCCGGCCTGGCCCGCTGTGGCCGGGGGCACGACGGTGGGCGACGGCGCCGATTCCTCCGCCGCCATACGGGTGGCGCGGCTGTACGACGAAGCCGCCGTGGTGGCGCGGCAGTACGAGACCGGGCTCCGGGAAGCCGAGAAGCAGCGTGCCCGAGCGCGGCGTGACGAGAGACTCCTCATACGGGAGCGTCGGCTGGGCACGGCCATCCGCAAGGATCCGGGGCTGGTCGCGCGCGCCCAGTACCACCAGAGCGTGGCTCCCCCCTACGTGCCGCAGACGCTCCTCCCTGACACCGCCCTGAAGCTGATGAGAAGTCAGCACTTGCTCACGGGAGCGGATGGCGCGGCCGTGAACGCGGTCGTCGGCATCCACAGGGTGCAGGACCGTCTCGCCGCAGACCTGGCCGAGGCGTCGGCGCAGTCACGGCGGCTGCAGAAGCGGAAGGCCGAACTGGCGGACAGAAGGCGGAGCGTCCAGGCGAAGCTGGAGGAGGCACGTCAGGTCCTGCAGAGGCAGGCCAGTGCGACCGCCGCCGCGGGATCGTGCCGGGGCGCCGTCCATCTGGGCCGGCCGCGGCAGAGGACCCACCGCGCCTGGGGGGCGCCGGTGGAGTCGTACAGACTCTCCGCTCCGTTCGGCAGCGGAGGGGGCCACTGGGCCCACCGGCACACCGGCCAGGACTTCGCGGTCCCCATCGGGACACCGGTGCGGGCCGTCGGCGCCGGGAAGGTGGTGCGGGTGGCGTGCGGCGGCGCCTTCGGGATCGAGGTCGTCATCCAGCACCCGGGCGGCTACTTCACCCAGTACGCCCATCTCGCCGCCGTCACCGTCGACCAGGGAGAACCGGTGGCCACCGGCCAGTGGATCGCCCAGTCCGGCACGACGGGCAACTCGACCGGTCCGCACCTGCACTTCGAGGTCCGGATCACTCCGGAATGGGGGTCGGGCATCGATCCGGTGCCGTGGCTGACGGCACGGGGCGTACGAATCTGA
- the cydD gene encoding thiol reductant ABC exporter subunit CydD: MFHVKPIDPRLLRYARATRFFLGAVIGLGAIGAALVIAQAMLIAEVVVGAFQHHHAISELRTPLLLMAAVAVGRALVSWLTELSAHRASAAVKSELRARLLERAGALGPGWLSGQRTGSLVALATRGVDALDDYFARYLPQLGLAVVVPVAVLARIVTEDWVSAAIIAGTLPLIPLFMMLIGWATQSQMDRQWRSLSRLSGHFLDVVAGLPTLKVFGRAKAQAESIKRITGEYRQATMRTLRIAFLSSFALELLATISVALVAVEIGMRLVHGDMDLYIGLVTLVLAPEAYLPLRQVGTQYHAAAEGLSAAEEIFAVLETPVPASGERRVPDGPIVFEEVTVRYPGRPSAAVSDVSLTVAPGETVALVGPSGVGKSTLLNVLVGFVPPTEGRVRVGGVDLASADLEEWRSRIAWVPQRPHLYAGTIADNVRLARPDADDTAVRRALADAGALPFVDALPQGLRTVLGEDGAGLSAGQRQRLALARAFLADRPVLLLDEPTASLDGATEAEIVEAVRRLAVGRTVLLVVHRPALLGLADRVVRLEAEQYAPSGLLAQAGSEPLPRRESAGKPPARVEPPPVPSPVRGGGALARVRAMAGPRRGRLALALVLGSLALGSAVGLMATSGWLISRASQQPPVLYLMVAVTATRTFGIGRAVFRYAERLVSHDAVLRMLADTRVAVYRRLERLAPAGLRTTRRGDLLSRLVADVDALQDYWLRWLLPAGAAFVVSAGSVCFTAWLLPEAGGVLAVGLFAAAVVVPLVTGAVARRAERRLAPARGELATRVADLLTGTAELTVAGALPARTAQTRQADAVLTRIASRAATATALGDGLTALVTGLTVAASALVGAQGVAEGRLGGVVMAVLVLTPLAAFEAVLGLPLAVQHRQRVRRSAERVHEVLDAPEPVREPEQPQPAPTSPFPLVLKGLTARYDGQRRDALSGFDLTLEQGHRVAVVGASGAGKTTLAQVLLRFLDADAGLYTLGGTDAHALDGDDVRRLVGLCAQDAHLFDSSVRENLLLARKGASEAELRDALARARLLDWADGLPDGLDTLIGECGARLSGGQRQRLALARALLADFPVLILDEPAEHLDLPTADALTADLLAATEGRTTLLITHRLAGLEGIDEVIVLAEGRVVQRGGPGELAAVEGPLREMLEREAQGDLLGAG; this comes from the coding sequence ATGTTTCACGTGAAACCGATCGATCCACGACTGCTCCGCTACGCGCGGGCCACACGCTTCTTCCTCGGGGCGGTCATCGGCCTGGGCGCCATCGGCGCGGCTCTCGTCATCGCCCAGGCGATGCTGATCGCCGAGGTGGTGGTCGGTGCCTTCCAGCACCACCATGCGATCAGCGAACTCCGCACCCCTCTATTGCTCATGGCGGCCGTGGCGGTCGGACGTGCCCTGGTGTCCTGGCTCACCGAACTCTCCGCCCACCGTGCGAGTGCGGCGGTGAAGTCGGAACTGCGGGCGAGGCTGCTGGAGCGAGCCGGGGCCCTCGGCCCCGGGTGGCTCAGCGGGCAGCGGACCGGTTCGCTGGTCGCTCTGGCCACACGGGGAGTCGATGCCCTCGACGACTACTTCGCGCGATACCTGCCGCAGTTGGGGCTCGCGGTGGTGGTGCCGGTGGCGGTACTGGCGCGGATCGTCACCGAGGACTGGGTGTCGGCGGCGATCATCGCCGGCACGCTGCCGCTGATCCCCCTCTTCATGATGTTGATCGGTTGGGCGACACAGTCGCAGATGGACCGTCAGTGGCGCTCCCTGTCACGGCTGTCCGGGCACTTCCTCGACGTGGTCGCCGGACTGCCGACGCTCAAGGTGTTCGGCCGGGCCAAGGCCCAGGCCGAGTCGATCAAGCGGATCACCGGCGAGTACCGGCAGGCGACCATGAGGACGCTGCGCATCGCCTTCCTGTCGTCCTTCGCGCTGGAGCTCCTGGCCACGATCTCGGTCGCGCTCGTCGCCGTCGAGATCGGCATGCGGCTCGTCCACGGCGACATGGACCTGTACATCGGACTGGTCACCCTGGTGCTCGCTCCGGAGGCGTATCTGCCGTTGCGGCAGGTGGGGACGCAGTATCACGCGGCGGCGGAGGGGCTTTCCGCGGCCGAGGAGATCTTCGCGGTGCTGGAGACGCCGGTACCGGCCTCCGGTGAGCGGCGCGTCCCGGACGGGCCGATCGTCTTCGAGGAGGTGACCGTCCGCTATCCCGGGCGACCGTCCGCCGCGGTGTCCGACGTGTCGCTCACGGTCGCGCCTGGTGAAACGGTGGCTCTGGTCGGACCGAGCGGAGTGGGCAAGTCGACCCTGCTGAACGTCCTGGTCGGATTCGTGCCGCCCACCGAGGGCCGCGTACGGGTCGGGGGAGTCGATCTCGCCTCGGCCGATCTGGAGGAGTGGCGATCACGGATCGCCTGGGTGCCGCAGCGGCCTCATCTGTACGCGGGCACCATCGCCGACAACGTACGGCTGGCGCGACCGGACGCGGACGACACAGCGGTACGGAGGGCGCTGGCCGACGCCGGGGCGCTTCCGTTCGTGGACGCGTTGCCCCAGGGGCTCCGCACGGTGCTCGGCGAGGACGGTGCGGGCCTCTCTGCCGGGCAGCGGCAACGGCTCGCCCTGGCACGGGCGTTCCTCGCCGACCGGCCGGTGCTGCTGCTGGACGAGCCGACGGCGTCCCTGGACGGAGCGACCGAGGCCGAGATCGTGGAAGCGGTGCGCCGTCTCGCCGTCGGCCGGACGGTCCTCCTGGTGGTGCACCGGCCGGCACTGCTGGGGCTGGCGGACCGGGTGGTGCGGCTGGAGGCGGAGCAGTACGCCCCGTCGGGCCTCCTCGCGCAGGCCGGCTCCGAGCCGCTGCCGCGCCGGGAGTCGGCGGGCAAGCCACCTGCCCGAGTCGAGCCGCCCCCCGTCCCGTCCCCGGTGAGGGGCGGTGGCGCGCTCGCCCGCGTCCGTGCCATGGCCGGACCCCGTCGGGGGCGGCTCGCTCTCGCCCTGGTGCTCGGGAGTCTCGCGCTCGGCAGTGCGGTGGGGCTGATGGCCACCTCCGGTTGGCTGATCTCGCGGGCCTCCCAGCAGCCACCGGTGCTGTATCTGATGGTCGCCGTGACGGCCACGCGGACGTTCGGGATCGGACGGGCCGTGTTCCGGTACGCGGAGCGGCTGGTGTCCCACGATGCCGTCCTGCGCATGCTGGCCGACACCCGCGTCGCCGTCTACCGGCGGCTCGAGCGGCTGGCTCCGGCGGGGCTGCGCACGACCCGACGGGGCGATCTGCTGTCCCGGCTGGTCGCCGATGTGGACGCCCTGCAGGACTACTGGCTGCGCTGGCTGCTGCCCGCGGGAGCCGCGTTCGTCGTGTCGGCCGGTTCCGTCTGCTTCACCGCCTGGCTGCTGCCCGAGGCCGGTGGCGTCCTCGCTGTCGGGTTGTTCGCGGCCGCGGTGGTGGTGCCCCTGGTGACGGGGGCCGTGGCACGCCGGGCGGAACGGAGGCTGGCGCCCGCCCGGGGTGAGCTGGCGACCCGGGTGGCCGATCTGCTGACCGGAACGGCCGAGTTGACGGTCGCCGGTGCGCTGCCGGCGCGGACCGCTCAGACGCGGCAGGCCGACGCCGTGCTGACCCGCATAGCTTCCCGCGCGGCCACCGCGACGGCGCTGGGTGACGGGCTCACCGCGCTGGTCACCGGGCTGACCGTCGCGGCCTCCGCCCTCGTGGGCGCACAGGGCGTCGCCGAGGGGCGGCTCGGCGGGGTGGTCATGGCGGTCCTGGTGCTCACGCCCTTGGCCGCGTTCGAGGCGGTCCTGGGGCTGCCGCTCGCCGTGCAGCACCGCCAGCGGGTGCGCCGGAGCGCCGAGCGCGTCCACGAGGTGCTGGACGCTCCGGAGCCCGTACGCGAACCCGAGCAGCCGCAGCCGGCTCCCACTTCACCCTTCCCGCTCGTTCTGAAGGGGCTCACCGCCCGGTACGACGGGCAGCGGCGGGACGCGCTCAGCGGCTTCGACCTCACCCTCGAACAGGGCCACCGGGTCGCCGTGGTCGGCGCCTCGGGCGCGGGCAAGACGACCCTGGCGCAAGTCCTGCTGCGGTTCCTGGACGCGGACGCCGGCTTGTACACGCTGGGCGGCACGGACGCCCACGCGCTCGACGGCGACGACGTACGGCGCCTGGTCGGACTCTGCGCGCAGGACGCCCACCTCTTCGACAGCTCGGTGCGGGAGAACCTGCTGCTCGCAAGGAAGGGCGCGAGCGAGGCGGAATTGCGGGACGCGCTCGCGCGGGCCCGGCTCCTCGACTGGGCGGACGGGCTGCCCGACGGCCTGGACACCCTGATCGGCGAGTGCGGCGCCCGGTTGTCCGGCGGTCAGCGGCAGCGGCTGGCCCTGGCCCGCGCCCTGCTCGCCGACTTCCCCGTCCTGATCCTCGATGAGCCCGCGGAACATCTCGACCTGCCGACGGCGGACGCGCTCACCGCGGACCTGCTCGCCGCCACCGAGGGCCGTACCACGTTGCTGATCACCCACCGGCTGGCCGGACTTGAGGGGATCGACGAGGTGATCGTCCTCGCGGAGGGCCGCGTGGTCCAGCGAGGTGGCCCTGGCGAGCTGGCGGCGGTGGAGGGGCCGTTGCGGGAGATGCTCGAACGGGAGGCTCAGGGGGACCTGCTGGGAGCCGGATGA